In the genome of Tripterygium wilfordii isolate XIE 37 chromosome 19, ASM1340144v1, whole genome shotgun sequence, one region contains:
- the LOC119986254 gene encoding MLO-like protein 14: MSDDSKEMRSLALTPTWSVATVLTIFVAVSLIVERLIHRLSNWLRRTNRKPLLAAVEKMKEELMLLGFISLLLTATSSTIANICISSKFYDSKFAPCTRSEIDEETEQNVSGDRKLLMLSAFPVPHSLRRMLNSLDKNTCKEGHEPFVSYQGLEQLHRFIFVMAITHVSYSCLTMLLAIVKIHSWRQWEDEAHMDHQDSLTEIAREKTMRRQTTFVRYHTSNPLTRNSFLIWVTCFFRQFGRSVVRTDYLTLRKGFITNHNLPLKYDFHGYMIRSMEEEFQRIVGVSAPLWGFVVAFMLFNIKGSNLYFWIAIIPITLVLLVGAKLQHVIATLALENAGITGYFGGTKLRPRDELFWFKKPELLLSLIHFVLFQNAFELASFFWFWWQFGYNSCFIRNHFIVYLRLVFGFAGQFLCSYSTLPLYALVTQMGTNYKAALIPQRIRETIHGWGKEARRKRRNGFWVDDSTTVRTDTSTVLSLEEDDRQLTDIPDNADTTFHEIELQPHSVSINVPSPVANETSSRVGTPLLRPSASISPSTPYNLHIEGITRSSSLPARRE, from the exons ATGTCAGACGATTCGAAAGAAATGCGGTCCTTGGCCTTGACTCCAACATGGTCTGTTGCTACAGTATTGACAATCTTCGTAGCTGTTTCTTTGATTGTGGAGCGCTTAATTCACCGCTTGAGTAAT TGGTTGCGGAGAACAAATCGAAAACCTCTGCTTGCAGCTGTGGAGAAGATGAAAGAAG AGTTGATGCTTCTAGGATTCATATCACTCCTTCTGACAGCTACCTCAAGCACAATAGCAAACATTTGCATTTCATCAAAGTTCTATGACAGCAAATTTGCTCCATGCACCAGGTCTGAGATTGACGAAGAAACAGAACAAAATGTTTCTGGGGACCGTAAACTGCTAATGCTTTCTGCATTTCCAGTTCCACACTCACTTCGGAGAATGTTGAATAGCTTGGATAAAAATACCTGCAAAGAG GGGCACGAGCCATTTGTTTCATATCAAGGTCTCGAGCAGTTACACCGCTTCATTTTTGTCATGGCAATCACTCATGTATCTTACAGTTGCTTGACAATGTTGCTTGCAATTGTGAAG ATCCACAGTTGGAGACAATGGGAGGATGAGGCTCATATGGACCATCAGGACTCCTTAACAG AAATTGCACGAGAGAAGACAATGCGGAGGCAAACAACCTTCGTTAGATATCACACGTCAAATCCTTTGACCAGGAATAGCTTTCTTATTTGGGTG ACATGCTTCTTCCGCCAGTTTGGCCGCTCAGTTGTTCGCACTGACTACCTTACACTTCGCAAGGGCTTCATCACG AATCACAACCTCCCTTTGAAATATGATTTTCACGGCTACATGATTCGCTCAATGGAAGAAGAATTTCAAAGGATTGTTGGTGTGAG TGCTCCACTATGGGGATTTGTTGTTGCTTTCATGTTGTTTAATATTAAAG GGTCTAATCTCTATTTCTGGATAGCGATCATTCCTATCACT CTTGTTCTTCTGGTGGGCGCAAAGCTACAGCATGTTATTGCAACCTTGGCATTGGAGAATGCTGGCATAACTGGATATTTTGGAGGTACAAAGCTGAGGCCTCGAGATGAGCTTTTCTGGTTCAAGAAGCCAGAACTGTTGTTGTCTTTGATCCACTTTGTTCTGTTCCAG AATGCATTTGAGTTGGCTTCATTTTTTTGGTTCTGG TGGCAGTTTGGCTATAATTCATGCTTTATTCGGAACCATTTTATTGTATACTTACGGCTTGTTTTTGG TTTTGCAGGACAGTTCCTCTGCAGCTACAGCACGTTGCCACTGTATGCACTAGTAACTCAG ATGGGAACAAACTATAAGGCTGCTTTAATTCCACAAAGGATAAGGGAAACAATTCATGGATGGGGAAAGGAAGctagaagaaagagaagaaatggATTTTGGGTTGATGACTCAACAACTGTACGCACAGACACCAGCACAGTTTTATCACTCGAGGAAGATGATCGTCAGTTGACAGATATTCCTGATAATGCTGATACTACATTCCATGAAATTGAGTTACAGCCACACTCCGTTAGCATAAATGTACCTTCCCCAGTTGCTAACGAAACCTCAAGTCGGGTTGGAACACCTCTCCTCCGGCCCTCTGCCTCCATTTCTCCATCAACACCATATAATCTGCATATTGAAGGCATTACACGATCTTCTTCTTTGCCGGCCAGAAGAGAGTGA
- the LOC119985440 gene encoding glycine-rich cell wall structural protein 1-like codes for MASLKCAFLGFMLLLCLSFSFAHRLLLDTSTEAQKLNGVELNSAVGSGSGVGVGSGGGYGYGSGIGVGSGLGGGSGIGSGTGIGFGSGPGNDAYGSGTGSESAGGPGTGSGSARGPGSGALGSGSGTGRASSGPGAGAYGSGSGSGSASSGPGYLPGGGGIAYWPGFGPIGGYGPGSGSYGSGSGSGSASSGPGTGGASGSGSGSGSASSGPGYLPGGGIWYWPGFGQPEVGGVGPIGGFGPGSGSYGTGSGSGRASSGPGAGGAYGSGSGSGSASSGPGYWPGFGQPGFGGVGGPSPGWPIGGGIVYWPGVMGPNTGGGAIGTGTGTGEASGPGGGSAIGTGTGVASSGPGGPGYVGQGPYIVPGFGPGYNCGPPVYGCPTTGIGSSAMHKATKATHDKTKETQGSNV; via the coding sequence ATGGCCTCACTAAAATGTGCCTTCCTGGGCTTTATGTTGTTGCTCTGTTTGAGCTTCAGCTTTGCTCACAGACTCCTTTTGGATACTTCCACTGAAGCCCAAAAACTCAACGGTGTTGAGCTTAATAGTGCCGTTGGATCCGGAAGTGGTGTGGGAGTCGGGTCGGGAGGTGGGTATGGTTATGGGTCAGGAATTGGAGTAGGTTCTGGCTTGGGTGGTGGGAGTGGAATTGGGTCTGGTACTGGCATTGGATTTGGGAGCGGGCCTGGAAATGATGCTTATGGGTCAGGAACTGGTTCTGAATCAGCTGGTGGGCCTGGAACTGGCAGTGGATCTGCCCGTGGGCCTGGAAGTGGCGCTTTAGGATCCGGAAGTGGCACTGGAAGGGCTTCTAGTGGGCCTGGAGCTGGTGCATATGGATCAGGAAGTGGCTCTGGAAGTGCTTCTAGTGGGCCTGGATATTTACCAGGTGGTGGTGGTATTGCGTATTGGCCAGGTTTTGGCCCAATAGGTGGTTATGGGCCTGGAAGTGGATCATATGGATCGGGAAGTGGCTCTGGAAGCGCGTCTAGTGGGCCTGGAACTGGTGGTGCATCTGGATCAGGAAGTGGATCTGGAAGTGCTTCTAGTGGGCCTGGATATTTACCAGGTGGTGGTATTTGGTATTGGCCTGGTTTTGGTCAACCAGAAGTTGGAGGTGTTGGCCCAATAGGTGGTTTTGGGCCTGGAAGTGGATCATATGGAACAGGAAGTGGCAGTGGAAGGGCTTCTAGTGGGCCCGGAGCTGGTGGTGCATATGGATCAGGAAGTGGCTCTGGAAGTGCTTCTAGTGGGCCTGGGTATTGGCCTGGTTTTGGCCAACCCGGATTTGGTGGTGTTGGTGGGCCAAGCCCAGGTTGGCCCATAGGTGGTGGTATTGTGTACTGGCCTGGAGTCATGGGACCTAATACTGGAGGTGGTGCAATTGGCACTGGAACAGGTACTGGTGAAGCAAGTGGACCTGGAGGAGGTAGTGCTATTGGTACAGGTACTGGTGTTGCAAGTAGTGGGCCTGGAGGACCAGGATATGTTGGTCAAGGCCCATATATCGTACCCGGCTTTGGGCCTGGATACAATTGTGGGCCTCCAGTCTATGGCTGTCCTACAACTGGAATTGGTAGTTCTGCAATGCATAAGGCAACAAAAGCTACACATGACAAAACCAAGGAGACACAAGGAAGTAATGTGTGA
- the LOC119985984 gene encoding uncharacterized protein LOC119985984, with translation MSRGVIADKWSMRVLWLCAIGSAVGLYMVAVERQMQNRERMLAESLNNMESDANTGKED, from the exons ATGTCGCGGGGTGTTATTGCTGATAAATGGTCCATGAGGGTTCTCTGGCTTTGTGCAATTGGCAGTGCAGTCG gcCTATACATGGTTGCTGTAGAAAGACAGATGCAGAACAGGGAAAGAATGTTGGCTGAAAGTTTGAATAACATGGAATCAGATGCCAACACTGGCAAGGAAGATTGA